GATTTCTGGACGGCTTTTCCAGAAAAAATTTGTTTGCTCGCCCTGAGTCGGTTGATGATGAATGGCTGGAGATGCTCAAACGGGGCTCACGAGCGATGGACACCCGCTGGGCTGTGTATTCATTCCTTGCGGGATTCTGGCGACGCAACTGGGAACCGCAGCTGACCGGGTTGAACATTCCTGTTCAGATCCTCTTCGGCATCAACACAACCGGGATCGGTTCATCCAGGAACTGGGATGATCTCGAGGAGCGACTTGCGACCTACAGGGAAAAGCTGCCCAACGCCTCGATCAGCACCATCACTGGCAGGAACGTTCTTCCCTATGAATCCACTGAGGAATGCGTCAACAGCGTCCGGGAATGGATCACAACGCTCCAACGGTCAGCACATCGTTCCAGCGACGGATCTGGGCGGGGGCAGTGAGCGTTGGGCCTGTTTCACGCTCTGGCCGAAAACACCGCCTTGATCTGCTGGCTCGGTAGTCGTGCGCCAAACCAAAAGCCAGATGATCGCCTGTTGCGTTGCAGGTGACCTTAAAAAATCTCATCTTCTGTTAAAAAGCACTGCTTAGAGCTCCCGTTCAGATGCCCGTTGATGTCACGGCAATTCTGGTTTCATCCACATTCATGGGAGCCGGGCTGGCATTGGCCAAATTCTTCCCCGAATCCTCTCTGCTAGCGGCTTTCTTTTTGGGTGGACTGGCCCTTGTCAACATTGCTCTCTCAATCGTTGGCTGAGCAGCTGACAGCTGCTTTTTGAGTCAAACACAAGTCGCGGCTTTTCGAGAAACAGACTCGCTGGTAACGGCATCTGGTCAGATGTTGTGGCAATCCTTGGAGCCAATGCCGAACAGACCCCAAGAATTTCTGGATGTTATGGCCTCCTACCTTCCCAAAGTGCAAGCACTCAACAACGACAACCAAAGGAAGCTGTCTGTTTTCAAATCAGCAGAGCTGGTGAATACTCTTTGACAGGTCAGCGAGAAACGCCAAAGAAGCATCGCTTTGGATCGGCATTGGCGGACGCATCGTTCGTCCTGGTGCAAGCGTCAATCCGCGATCGGGTCATGCATCTTGACTCTGAAGTGAACAGTTGATCTCAGAAGACCGGAACTTCGAACACTGATCAATGAGGGCTGCAGGTTTTCATGCCGGCAAACAACAACCTGTGCAAGACCAGCTGGCTCTGGCACTGTCAGCGGCGCAGTGCCCGGCCCTTGACCTGTGGCTTAATTAAAGCCTCACGCGTTAGAGCAAAGGCTGCGGTTTTCAGCTGCTAAAGAGCCTGATCAACGCCGTTCGCGAAAACTGTCATCGACTTATCAACACAGCCAACAAACCCTCTCCTGACAGGCTTCCTGAGCAGGCTCCGGAAGCCTAAGCAGCCGAACCCATGCGAAAACGTGTGCGGTTTGATACGTTGAATGGTGTCATGGGAGGCAAGTCGAGCAGCCGACTCATGAACGTTGGGGGGAGGGAGACGTCACACTCCCTCTTTCCGCAAAGTCAGCACTGCTGCGATGAGCAGAGAATCCAACCGATTTGCTGCAAATGAATCCACAGCTCAATTCCGAGATAGTGCAGCATCATCTGTTGACAAACTGGAGAACCAGAACTGGTGACCGCGAAAAACACTCAGAAACGCTGTCAGCGTGGTGTATGGAAGTGACTGGCCTGATTGGGATAATCAGACCTTTCTGAAGATTGATCAGCCACTCTGCGTACTGGGGATGCTGATCAAACCACGCGTCATCAAGACGATCCTTGAACATCAAGTCTGTCTGATGCAATCAAAACTGCAGCCTCTGAGCCAGGTCGTTGCCGTTACGGAAGCTGTGAATCATGCAAAGGAATGGGAGCTTCAACAGGCACTTGTTGCAGTCCCTTTTTGACTGCTGTTGCAGTGATGAAGCCACCGGTGATCACAACCATCAGACAGCTCAGTCCAGCTACAACACCTGTAAACATGATCACTCTGGTCTGAAAATCAACAGGTGTTTGCTGGCCAGGGCTTGACGCCATGGAGTCCAATACAACTGTTTCTGTTCTGGCACTTTATGAAAAACAACGCAAGCAGGCTTGGCGATTGAATGGCCGTGAAGCACTCAACACCAATGCCTCATCGGCCAACAAAGCAGAAACCGCCAAACTTTGAAAAGTGAAAGAGCCATGCTGAAACCAAATTCTTAGCTAAGAGCCGTGTTGGAGATTGGTCAAACCTTGATAACAGGAAACAAGCTCCCGAAATCAATGCTCTCCAGCTGGAAGCATCGGCAAAAAGCAAACTGTTTATCCACAGAAAAGGCAAACGAACCACCAATACCTAGATCAAAAGCAATGAAAGCAGAGCGTTATTGGGTCAATAATCGCAGCAAATAAGCGCTTAAAACTCACATTTGCTGGGTATCAGCAGGCACTTGCAACGATAAAGTGCAGTAACGAAACATCAAAAGCTACTCATTTAAACCCGAAATCACAGCAAAAAAATGACCGCACTTAATGTCGAAGGACAATACGGACAGTCTTATCGCAAAAGTATTCGTCATTCAATACCGGGTTATGACACCCTTCACGAGATTGCACTGGCAGCGATGTATATTATGGCCCCTCAAGCCACTCGGGTCCTTGTGGTAGGTCCGGGGCCAGGAGAACAGCTTCCCGACTTACTGAACACCTGTCCAGAGGCAGAGCTAACAATCCTGGAACCAAGCCAGCAGATGCTCTTGTTCTGTCGGGAAGCCATCGCCGACCATGCGGGCAGAGCACGATGCATTTTGATCCAGGAAGAGCTCAATCAACAAACATTGAGATCCCTCGAACCAATCGGGTGGGATCTTGTGGTGTGTCACAACGTGCTGCACTTGTATGAAGCCAACAAGCAGGTGAGCCTGCTGCGATTGCTGGCTCGATGCACAGCGCTCAATGGCTTACTGCTCCTTAGCGGTTACAGCGAGCCCTCTGAGCAGAACACAGCACAACAGATGATGGACATTGGCCTTCAGCGTCTTCGCGACCGTGATCTCAGCGATGATCGGATCGAAACCATACGCAGCAGCCGAAACAAGGACGTGTTCTCAATTGATTCAAACCGGGTCTCATCAGTGCTTTCCTCAGAGGAGCTGACACCTGCACTTCAGCTTTATCAGGGATTGTTTTCAAGACTCTGGGTCAGTACACGACAAGGAGCTGAGTTCAAGTAAGGACCTACATTTTTATTTAACCATAAGAAATTCAATCATTTTCAGCCATGGCATGAGGTAGCAAATGACTGCATCGTGGGGGTTTATATCTGGAGAAGAGAGCTAACGGAGATCCAGTCAACGATGGGTTTTTCGAGTCGCAGCATAAAAACACCTGAAAGCTGGTTCCAGGATCATTTGCGCAAAGCGGCCAATTTAGATATCACCAAAACAATTAAAATCATGCAACAAGATCCAAGGGAAGCCGCACAGTATTTACTACTTCCGATTGACGGATTCCGCGCCCTGATAGCACAATGCCTCGTTCTAAACGGTGTCGAAGTGCAACTCAGTGACGAACCTCCTGGGCCGACGACGCTGATCCCTCAGCCTAAAAATCCAACCAACAACTCACATCCCAGTTGAAACCAATTCAAGGTTTACATTATCCCAAAGAATCAGAGAAAAACAGGCAGGAATTTGATGCAAATAAAGAGGCTTAACATCTGCTAGCAAGTGAAGATTGGCATAATGGCAATCACGCAGACGATAGTTAGGAATTCGCTCAGAAAGATGATGAATATGATGATAGGCGATGTCAGCTGTGAACCAATCCAGGACTGGCGGAAGCTGAAGAAAAGATGAGCCTTCGATAGCTCCCTTGAAATAGCTCCAATCCTCCTCATTGCTGGCATAAGATCCAGGAAAGTTATGCTGAACAAAGAAAACAGCGATCATCAAGGCGGCACTGGAACTCATCACACAGACATAGAGAAGCCAGAAATGCCAATGGCCAATAGCACCTCCAATCAACCACCAGCAGGTGAAAAGAATGGCTGAGTTGGCAATGGTGTCATAAACCTCGCCCCTCGTATAAAAGAAACTGGATTGATGACTGTTGATTATTGAAAAAATGTTCACAAATTCACCTTTAGAAAGCGCATGAAACAACTTTTGAAGAGTTGCAAGCAAACATTCAAAAAAGCCCAGAAGCAACGCTATTCTGGGCTTTAAAATAAGGTAATAAAAACCTCCAGGGAAAAGCAATAATGGATGACGCAAAATTTGATAGAAAAACTTGGCCCCTGATTTCTTTGATTCGTATTGCTCACGTGTAGTCAAGGCAGAAGGACCTCTGTAGCGATCCCAATTGCCGTTATATTTGTGATGAAACGCATGACCTCGCGACCATGGATGATGAGGAATTCCATGAATAATGCTGAGCCCAAATGCAACAATACGATTGACATACTTCGAGCGGAACAAACTATGATGACCACAGTCGTGCATCAAAGAGAAGCTTCGACTCATCAGAAGTACAATGAGGACAAACAACAAAGGTGCGATTAATATCGACTTCAGATCAAACGAAGAAGTAACTGCACAAAAGGCGTACGCACAAACAACTAAAGGAAGAACAGTATTAAAAATCTGCCATACAGCAATGCGATCATCACTGGCCATGTACGATTTCAGATCAAAATCAACCCTTCGTACAGGTTTTGATTTTGAGGCGCGGGTGACAGAACTATTCAAATGATTGTTGCATTTTGGTTTTCTGTGTCGAGCAATGACGAGGTTAACTTATCGAAAATTCCTCAATCATGTTGGATCATTTGGACCAGAGAAGGACACTTTGGGCATGGATGGGCGGTTGAGTGGACAGATTGCAGTGAGGGCAGGCACATCTGCCGTGTGACAGCCCTTCAGCAGGTGTGTCTTGAGTCCGCTCGTCTTCAAGTACGCTCACCAGGATCACCGAACAGCAAGGGTGCTCAGGATGGCGAGAGACCCAGCCGATCAAGAGGCGTGGATGATCGAGCAATGACCCGCTGAAAACAAGCCGTTAACCAGACAGACAGCTGAAAAAAGAGCATGCTGGGATCACATGCTGCAAACAGCCTTGAGAGCAATCAGCGTGATCATCGTCGTAGTCAGCGCCCTGCTCGCGGGGGTGTTGGTAGCAGAAGCCTCTGATAACGAAGGCGAGCAAAGCGAACTCAGCGAAATTCGAGAGCAGGAATGCACCAACAACGAATCGGATGCCTGGGGTGCTTCCTCACCCCAGCAGCTTCAAAACGATGGCTGCCAACAGTGACAGTGCTCGCAAAAACCATCAACCGTGCACCTACCAACGCAGAGCAGTGTGGAGAACAAGCAAAATCTTCCACCTCTCTACCGCTTTGAGCTATGGATCCCACGCTCAATTCCGATAAGTTGTCCGAAGAAATCGGGATTCGATGAACAAACTCGATCTTGAAGTCGTGAACGTGCTTTTTTTTCAACAGATGCTTGACGCTGTTGAACAGGAGCGATGGGATGAAGCAGCAATGGCTCTTTACAAGCTGTACGCCATTGAAGAGGGAGAACGCTTTAATGATCTACATGACCATTCAGTTGAACTAAATAATGCTTTGAAGGCAACAGCCGCTTAAAAATAGCGGAATTTTTGATTGAAACTATTATCAGTGTGCGACTAGGTAGTATCTGATATGGTCTTTGTCATAAACGTTCTCGGGTCACGCTGAAAAAGTTGAGCTTGAGCGAGACTGAAGTCACTGGCAGAATTGCGATTTGAGGATTTTGCAGAACATCTACGAACGAGTATTTCACGCTCTAATAGTACTAGCTGACTTTGATCATCGATCGGTCAGTGTAGGGTCCTCATTGCAGAACACACTTCGAGTAGATACTCAGATCTCAGCGCTTTTGCATCCTGGATCCGCTGCTCAAGAGCTGATTGTCTCAGTCGCGCATCAAAGCGTCAACGCAGGAGAATGGTGTAATCAGGAATGTTAAAACGATCATCTGATGGCAAGTTAGCCTCGTAAGGGATCGTCACGAGATAGACACTGTGAGATGAGACGCTGAGCAAAAAGTGGTCAACATCGCATGCTACAACCACTGATCTAAACCTCTTCAATTCACTGTTCGTCATAGGAGGCTAAAACGTGGATGAATGGACTCTCAGCCAACAGATAAGCCGATGGATCCGAACACCAGGAGTATTGAAACGGTTGAAGTAAATCTATTTCTAATGGCAAGCGCTTTTGACGACACCTAAGTAAAAAACGACTCAAAAGCAGCCAAGGCCAAGGTGCTGTTTAAAGCGACTGATGGATGGAGTAAAAGATATCGATCAAATTACACGACCATCAGTCAACCGAACACACAAAACATTTAACAACTATGAATCGTGCTGGTGCAGCTTATGAAGCCTTTCAACAATTGTTTTTTGCAATCGATCTTTTTTTGAAGACAACCAAGTACTGACGTTAGCTTTTTCGTCAGAAGTGAGATTCATTTTTTGCACATAATCCTTGGTTGCATCCCAGACGAGCGCTCCAAACTCCTTGGAATGCTTCAGCCTTTCAGCGACGCCTCCATGAAGATCATCTTCATCCAAGAGAGGATGAGTTTCCACAATCGCTGTCACATCAACGGTTTGGGGATCTGAATTCTCCGACATTGAACTTGCTTACAACCACCCAATGCATAGCAAACTCAGCAGCTGTCTGCACATGGGAAAGGATCGAAGCCTATTAACTTGACAAAACGACAAAGACGCGAATGAAGTCAACCTGCGCTATCGGGCAATTGGAATGATTGCGGTCATGCTGCTGGACCATATTCAGAAAGTTCAGCAGCTGTAGGGCTCATGGCCTTGGCCAGCACCAGCAGGTCAGTCGCAAGACCATGTTCACCCTCACGCAGGAGCAGTTGCCTCAGACAAATCACGTCGCCATAATCAGCAGCGGCTGTGCCGTTGATCAGACCACGGGCCGTACCACGTGCAACAGCCAGTTGAAGCGTCATGCTCATAATTCCAGACTGGTCGAGGCTCAGGAGTTAGTGGCTGTAACCCCCTACAAAGCTCCTGAATTCAGGATTTTTCCACAAAGCAACCAGCGAAGACGAGAGGACTCCTGGACCTCAGCGAAGATCTGTTGCTGTAACTGAGGTGGTCTAAGCAAGCCAAGACTTCCTCTGAATCCTTCATCGGACCTCAAACTGACCTCAACAACCCTTTCAAAGCATTACCGAGGAGGCTAGGACATCAGGTGAAAAGCAGGTTTTTGAACACATCCGCTGCAGAAGCCTGTGATCAAAAGCGAATGTCTCAGCAGGTCATCGGTGGGGACGCACAACCAGAGGAGAAGGCGACAAAGGCTAACGACAGAGGAAATCAGAACCAATCAAGCGATGAAGAGCATGGCAAGCCGCAAAACGGTACTGCTCATGAGGCAAGGCCATAGGAATCTCAGGTTAAAAGCGACTGACCTGTGCCTTCAGATACGGGCATTGATCATTCCTTTGCGGTTTAGAGATCAACAACAGGCCAACCTCCATCAGCAGACATCCACAAACAGCATGAAGACTTGGACATGTGCAAAGAGAGTCGAGCTGCGGTCTAAGACAGAGAACAGAGACGGTCCAGATCCGGCGAGAAAAATGTCTCAGGATACTTTCTTCCAGATCACAACAGCTTTCAATCCACAGCAGCAGTCTCCAGTCGGCGAAAATTGAGAGATGAAAAATGAAATCAGAGTCATCTCAGCCTTCCTGATCGTGAACTCCATGATCATTTCAAGCGTTGTGCTTCTCTATATGAAAGGGGGAATGAAATTTGAGAAGGTCATAGGTCACCTATTGAACTGAGGATGGCCCCAAAGCCAGAACCACCCGATTTAGAGTAAATGTATTGCGAATAAAGCAGTATCACAGAGAAAAGAGTTCAAACATCAACAACATAAACCTGCAAAGCATGGAAAACTTTGAAGCATGCGCAAATGATGCTCACATGATCGAAAAGATATCGCATGGATTAACTTCAAACACTGACTGTTCTTCACGAAGACCATTTGTCTAATAATGGACAGGCCCTCCAAGCATTATGTGTTATGCGAATTGCAATTTCATTGATCAAAACATCTTGAAATTAAGCTCCTGCCATATCAAGGCATGAAAGATATTAAGAACAAAGGTCGGCAGCCAAAAATTAGATACATTTGCATTCGTGTTAGCCAGACCTTAGTACAAATTGGCATCAACGTAGTTGACGGAAAGAAATTAACATACCCAAAATCCACCTTGAGAAAGCTTGGACACATCAATTTCACACTTGAGAGAGCAAATCATGCACTACGATATATTCTTGCTCATCCTTACATAATAATGCTTGACTAAGCACTGACGGTTAAGCCTGTTCGTAACCTTCATGGAAAGGATTGAATTGATCGATTTGGTCAAAATACTGGTCCGTCAACTCAATAGCAACAAAACCTTCTGGAAAAACATCTTGCCAGTTATCTTTCAGATATTCAAACCTCTGCCTGGCATCCTGAAGCGTTGAATGGTCACTATCAAGACGCTCCTCGCCCTTAATCCAGAAAAGAATAAGATACTGATTGGACTGTACAGTCATACGATTTAAAAGTGCTTTTTAAAAAAGTAGGTGTTGCCGTTGAATACAGTCTTATCAAAGTCAAACTGAATCATCTCCTGCCAGAGCTGTTCGGGACTTCGCTGCTTCAACAACTTTCTAGGCAGGCAGCCCTTAGCAAGAGCACACCAGTCTTTGACGAATTGTTCCAAGACGACACCTTCATCACCCTCGTACTCAGCAAAAAATGAGTCTAAAAATTGCTTCGCAGTACTAATATCGTAGCTTGAAAGAATGACAAGAAAACCATCAATATCATTTTGATCAACTACAAAACAAGTCTTTTTACAGATTATGTCAACAAGATCCTGCACGATCAAGCTTTTTGATTGGTACCAGTTTGACATGTCAGCCATCACACCAGCTGATAATTTTGAGGTCTTCATCGCCTTCCTGGAGTAGCTCGACAGAAACATCATTAAACCAAGCAACGAATTCCAATGAGTAACATTCGCCATGAGGCGTTTTTGTATACGTGCCGCTGGAAAAATCCAATCCATCCTTTGTTATAGAAAAGGCTTCAGCATGGTGAATATAAATTGCATAAGCAAATTTTCTCAAACATTCTGCTCGATCATGATCATTTAAACCACAGTCATTGATCCAGAGTTCAAGGTTGTCATCAGAAACCATTCGCAACTTGTATTTGTCGACCATCCTAGCCGAGATAAAAAACAATCCTGAGTGCTGATGATCATACCAGTAAAACCCACTTTCATATCTCGAATAATCCTTGGCGTGCTCAATCAGGTCGTCCTTGATGGAATAGAACTTTTCTTCCCATCCTCGATTGTCTTGTGGCTGTCTGCTTTGCATCTGATCAGACTAATTGATAAAGAAATAAAAACAAGCTGTCTGATTCTTCTCTATCCAGAGAAGCTCTTTGGATCAATGCCGTGACAGTGAACAGCAAGTAGCTGCCTGCGACTCCCCATGTCCTGGACTAGCGCATCATGAGTATCAATCCAACCCTAGAAATCGTGAAGGAAGTTCTTCATGAATATTACAGGCGATTCAACCAACCCTCACTAATCCAAAGGATCGGCCTGTAGATCTGGTTTTGTAGCGGATCGAAAACATTTACTTGTGGTCAATCACATCAAGCCACATCAGAACATGGGTTGCTTAAAGATGATGCAAGATCAGGCAGTAAAAGAGCAAGCAACTCCAGTGATCACGACAGTCAGGCTATTCCAGTAGCGACACGGTTACCAGTACAGAGTTCATGCTGATCAGGACATCAAGCAAAAACAGTCGGAACAGCCATTAGTCCAGGTGGTGAAGCCTTGCAAGAATGGAATCACTCAGTGCATCACCACGCCCGCTGAAATCGATTTCCAGAACTGATGAACGGGTCAAATCACTTATTGCGATGGGGCTAATGCTCATAAGCCAGCTCGTCAATCTCTGCGAGTCAGCTCTCGTCTTCGTCAATTTCGTCAAAGACAACGCATCGATGGGGGTTGTCCGACGCAAAACGGATCGACATCTGTTGGATATTCTGCGTTTCGTCTGGCAGGCCTCGATATGAGATTCCCTTGGTGATGGACCCCAATGTCAAGGTATCGGGTGTTCTCTTGAGATCAGTGCAATGTGCAGAGAGGTTCGTAATGGCCGCTGCCTCAGAATCTGCTTTGACTTTCCAGAGGACGTCGACTTCAACAGGGGTTGTGATCAGGTAAGTAGGGCTCATTAAGCTCCGACAGACCTATGAATTGTGCATCGCTGCTATTGCGTTGTCAGGTGACTGTTGCTGCTGCAGCATGCAAATCCCTCACCTAGAGCAAGGACGCATCGGATGCATGACGCCATGGATGCTGTCTTGATGACAACAAAGTAATCAGCTGAAAAGCCCTGACCGATTGAGGTTGACAGAAAGTGGGACACAGAATCCCGCTGAGTCAATAACTGACGTTACACACCATCGAGCAGCGTCAGTCTCAAAATTGAGAAAAGCGGCTATACACCAACTTGAGCGGCTGATTGGCGAGCGGTACTCACACAGGCGCCGAAAATGAAGGTTAAGCGCTGTGATCCCAGATGGCGCTGCGTAAAAGTGCTGGCTGCTGAGTCGAGCTGCCAGCAGCATTGAGCCTGTAACCACAATCACAGAGATCAGTAAGGCCGGTCATCTGTTCAGACGTTGAACGGAAAATGATGTGTGCATCGAGAGGTACCAGACCTCCAACGATTGCAGATTGATGCCTCAAGAGACGGACATCGGCGGTACCGCCTTCTTTTCTCTGCCTCAAAGGGAGAGCTTCGGAAATTTTGAAGCACAGCAGACCCATGGCCACGAGGCTGCTCTCACGGGGATCTGATCGGTCTGAGAACAAGGCAAGGGGGCGAGGCATTCATAGGTGCAGCGAGGTCCGATGTCTTGAACATTCATCGCTAACGAGTGTTCATTCCAGCACCTTTGTTGATGAGACCGATTGGGCTGCAGGTAAATTGCTTGAAGCTATCCAATCCGTCGACGCCACACTGGTCCTGCTGAAAGAATCTGTATGAAATTAATAACAGAGTAGTCCTTCCAGCTTGAGCAAGTAGTCAAGAGAAAGCCAAGATCTTACTTCTTAAATAGAACAACTAGTAACGAAACAACGCTGAGAACTATCACGCCATAAAGCCAGGTTTTACTACTGTATTTATTATTGAAGTTGAGGACCCAGTCAGGAACACCGTCGATGACAAAGAGGATGGTTAGACCAAGAAACAGAACAATGGGAACACCTAAAGCAATTAAAAGATCCATAAAGTAAATCAACTCGTATACACTATAACCTGCACCTCATCGTTGAGTGTTTTGATATTCAGGCAAATATTCTGCTGTTAAATCTCATGACTGAAGAGAGAGGAACAAAACAATATGCCCACAAGGATCAACCTTTGAACCCCCACAAAGGCAACGACGGTATTGGTCTATGGATTTTTCATCAATACTTCAATGC
Above is a window of Synechococcus sp. BIOS-E4-1 DNA encoding:
- a CDS encoding class I SAM-dependent methyltransferase; protein product: MAPQATRVLVVGPGPGEQLPDLLNTCPEAELTILEPSQQMLLFCREAIADHAGRARCILIQEELNQQTLRSLEPIGWDLVVCHNVLHLYEANKQVSLLRLLARCTALNGLLLLSGYSEPSEQNTAQQMMDIGLQRLRDRDLSDDRIETIRSSRNKDVFSIDSNRVSSVLSSEELTPALQLYQGLFSRLWVSTRQGAEFK
- a CDS encoding fatty acid desaturase, which translates into the protein MASDDRIAVWQIFNTVLPLVVCAYAFCAVTSSFDLKSILIAPLLFVLIVLLMSRSFSLMHDCGHHSLFRSKYVNRIVAFGLSIIHGIPHHPWSRGHAFHHKYNGNWDRYRGPSALTTREQYESKKSGAKFFYQILRHPLLLFPGGFYYLILKPRIALLLGFFECLLATLQKLFHALSKGEFVNIFSIINSHQSSFFYTRGEVYDTIANSAILFTCWWLIGGAIGHWHFWLLYVCVMSSSAALMIAVFFVQHNFPGSYASNEEDWSYFKGAIEGSSFLQLPPVLDWFTADIAYHHIHHLSERIPNYRLRDCHYANLHLLADVKPLYLHQIPACFSLILWDNVNLELVSTGM